A genome region from Variovorax paradoxus includes the following:
- a CDS encoding DUF1854 domain-containing protein has protein sequence MIDIDSASTTAPSFELARDSFGRLVLTDAQGERHAGVTPVRAFPLSAPDRGVSLVGSEGRELVWIDDMAGLPAPAMALLQEELAVRDFAPTLLQLHKVSSFGVPSTWTVSTDRGDTSFVLKAEEDIRRLEGGALLIASTHGVQFRIPDVKALDRASRKLLERFL, from the coding sequence ATGATCGACATCGACTCCGCGTCAACGACGGCACCATCCTTCGAACTCGCGCGCGACAGCTTCGGCCGCCTCGTGCTGACCGACGCCCAGGGCGAGCGCCATGCGGGCGTCACGCCCGTGCGCGCCTTTCCGCTGAGCGCGCCCGACCGCGGCGTGTCGCTGGTGGGCAGCGAAGGCCGCGAGCTGGTCTGGATCGACGACATGGCCGGGCTGCCGGCGCCAGCCATGGCGCTGCTGCAGGAGGAACTCGCGGTGCGCGACTTCGCGCCCACGCTGCTGCAGCTGCACAAGGTGTCCAGCTTCGGCGTCCCCAGCACCTGGACCGTCAGCACCGACCGCGGCGACACCAGCTTCGTGCTCAAGGCCGAGGAGGACATCCGCCGGCTCGAAGGCGGTGCGCTTCTCATCGCGAGCACGCACGGGGTGCAGTTCAGGATTCCCGACGTGAAGGCACTCGATCGCGCGTCGCGCAAGCTGCTCGAGCGCTTCCTCTAG